DNA from Variovorax sp. V213:
TCGCATCATCCATGCGGTTGAAGAGGCGCAGGGCTCGCGCGCGCCCACGCAGCGCTTCGTCGACCGGTTCGCCGCCGTCTATACACCCGCGGTCTTCGCGCTGGCAGTGGCCGTGGCGGTGCTCACGCCTTGGCTCATGGGCTGGGCCTGGATGGAGGCCGTCTACAAGGCGCTGGTGCTGCTGGTCATCGCATGCCCGTGCGCGCTCGTCATCTCGACACCCGTCACGGTCGTGAGTGCGCTGGCATCGGCTGCGCGGCGCGGCATCCTGATCAAGGGCGGCACCTACCTCGAAGAGGCACGCAAGCTCAAGGCCCTGGCACTCGACAAGACGGGCACCATCACCGAAGGCAAGCCGAAGCTGGTCGAAACCAGCCTGCTCGACAAGACGGCGGACGAGGGTGAAATCCTCGCCATTGCCGCAAGCATCGCGGGCCGCTCCGATCACCCGGTGTCGAAGGCCATTGCCGAAGGCCTGAAGCGCGAGCACCAGCCGGTGGGCGACTTCACGGCCCTGCCCGGACGCGGCGTGCAGGCCACCCGCCAAGGCCGCAGCTATGTGCTTGGAAACCGTCGCCTCATCGAAGAGCAGAAGCTGTGCAGCCCCGCGCTCGAAGCCGAGCTGAAGCGGCATGAGGAAGCGGGACGCACTGTCACGCTGCTGGCCTCCGGCCATGCGGTGCTGGCGCTGTTCGCGGTGGCCGACACCATCAAGCCTTCTTCGCAGGCGGCCATGGCCGAACTGCGCGCGCTGGGCGTCACGCCCGTGATGCTGACCGGCGACAACGCCGCCACGGCCAGGGCGATCGGCGCTCACGCGGGCATCGACGACGTGCGCGGCAACCTGCTGCCCGAGGAGAAGCTCGATGCCATCAAGGCGCTGCAGCGGCGCTACGGCATGGCCGGCATGGCGGGTGACGGCATCAACGACGCGCCGGCTCTCGCGCAAGCCGACATCGGCTTTGCGATGGGCGGCGCCGGTACCGACACCGCCATGGAGGCGGCCGACGTGGTCATCATGAACGACGACCTGCGGCGCATTCCCGAAACGATTCGCCTCTCGCGCCGCGCGCATTCGGTACTGTGGCAGAACATCACGCTGGCGCTCGGCATCAAGGCCGTGTTCTTCGTGCTCGCGGTGTTCGGCGGCG
Protein-coding regions in this window:
- a CDS encoding heavy metal translocating P-type ATPase — encoded protein: MTKQNALKPVAPHAHAHSHAPAETACCGNSACGSAAVASADAADNPKGALLFRIPTMDCAVEESEIRRALEPVGGISGLCFRLGERTVAITAEDAALPDALEAIRKAGFKPEPLNEVAGAPAAPGTVRAAGLMTPELLRLVAALALAIAAETVSFLAPEGIGFTAVEMGLALAAIALAGLDTYKKGFAALVRGRLNINALMAVAVTGAFVIGQWPEAAMVMALYAIAEMIEARAVDRARNAIQGLLALAPELADVRQPDGSWKTAKADTVALGALVRIRPGERVPLDGVVTEGMSAIDQAPVTGESIPVDKSVGDAVFAGTINQTAALEFRVTAVAANTTLARIIHAVEEAQGSRAPTQRFVDRFAAVYTPAVFALAVAVAVLTPWLMGWAWMEAVYKALVLLVIACPCALVISTPVTVVSALASAARRGILIKGGTYLEEARKLKALALDKTGTITEGKPKLVETSLLDKTADEGEILAIAASIAGRSDHPVSKAIAEGLKREHQPVGDFTALPGRGVQATRQGRSYVLGNRRLIEEQKLCSPALEAELKRHEEAGRTVTLLASGHAVLALFAVADTIKPSSQAAMAELRALGVTPVMLTGDNAATARAIGAHAGIDDVRGNLLPEEKLDAIKALQRRYGMAGMAGDGINDAPALAQADIGFAMGGAGTDTAMEAADVVIMNDDLRRIPETIRLSRRAHSVLWQNITLALGIKAVFFVLAVFGGATMWMAVFADMGASLLVVANGLRLMRASR